The region TAACTCCACAAAGTTGATGTTTGAACCATGTAGCCCAGGAAAATTACAGAGAAATACACTGAGGCTAGCTGGTTTCTAACAGTTGACACCATTCACAATCTAACATTGCTATTTAACAATTCTGGACCACTGTGATTCAAACCTTAAATTATCAGACAAAGTGAGGATGGTACTGATAAATACCAAACAATAGCAAGAGAACAAATAGAGGTTAGAGATATGGGCTAACCTTCCTTGGGAACTTGACACTGCTGGTTTGGATTTTGCATCGATATTGAGAAAGGGGTCAAGTTGTTTGTAGGTGCCATGTGAAAATTAGCCATAGGGGCGGCAGATGCAAACATTTTGTCCTGCATTGGCTGTCAAAAGACTTTATCAGAAAGTACATGATTGGCACTAGGAAAAAGCAATAAAAGAACACCACAAGACAAAAGCTGCACCAACCAGGAGAGATAGTGATGTAAATGATTGAGAACCATAAACAGAAAAGTACCTTCATATCTCCCATCTTTTTCCCTGTAAAAAAACCTTCTGGTTTCTTCCTTCTATCTTTACCCTGTAACAACAAACGCATGTGAGCAGAACATAGTGGTTTATGTGCATGTGCTGTTACACTGATATACATCAGAAAGAAACCAGGGCCTGCAGTTGAAAAGGAACAGTCCAAAATGCCGGGCATCACGATCTATATCTAGGGGAATCACAATGAACACTAGCTTATCACAGAAAGAAGAGGCGTGAATTTTTGTCCAGAACAAGCCATTATTACTTTATTATGCCCTTAACTGGCTGTGTGCATCCAATGGACCCAGAGGCCGAGGGAGGGGCTCTTCCGTTATATAAAATACACCCCTATATACTTCATCCAGGCGTTGGTAACTCACCATCTATTAGAACATTTAAAAGTAACATATCCTTCAAGTTACCTACTCATAGGAGATGTATTTACAGGTACAGAATATCAAGACACTGGCTTGGGTAAGGATTCATAAAAACACTCACAAGAGAAAATGATATAGTGGGGGGTGGGGGAAGAAAATAAAGTACAAAAAAGGCTTAAACTCCTCTCTGGAAGGCAAAAAGAATAGTAGAGCTAGAGGTTAGCAGGTTTGTCCAATTTAAGTACACGTCTAAATAGATTATTAAGAAAATCAAGATTGACATCCTCACACTAAGTGCATAACAAGACCAGTAAGAACATACATTAATACCAGAACAGAACACGTATGGAGAGGAGATACTTAGACATTTGTAAGAAACTTACTGCAGCCCACCAGCATCGCAATGCAACATCCCTGATGGTTCTGTTGGGCAGCATAGCGGCTATCTTGATGTACCTCATGATATTAGGTTCACGAGCATATCTGCAATTGCCAGCGAAGAAAGAATTAGAACCTCAAAGGAAATGGCTTGTTTCTTAGAAGTGATTCTCAAGCCAGATGGTGACATTtgacatggttctctttctttctaGGATTCCTTTGACATGAATTCACCGGCTAGAATTTGATGAGCTCATCGGCACAATCATAGAGCACTCAAGTGCGTCTGTTAATGCTTATGGTTGAAAGAAACCAATTGCAGTTCCACAGTATACCAAATAACGACCAAAGCGACACTATAGCAGATGCGCTGGGTAGTGCTGCTAGAAACTGAAAAGGTAAAAAGGTTCACTTGCACAAATCCTGCTTTAGACTTCCTGACTGATGCTCCATTAACTTAAGCACACCACATGCGGCGGAAAAGAAGCTTGCCGCATAACCAAATTGGCAAACTCCATCAGCAAAAAGCAATACGGCAGTACCGGCAACAGGAATTCAGTAAGAGGAGGGCGGGCGGCGAATTTACCTCGTGAGCCCTTCGTTGAGTATATTCAGCTCGCGGTCGCTCCACTCGGAAGGCGAGccggtgacgaacttgtacttggaCGCGGtggtgccgccgccgccacgggaCGCGCCGCCCCCCGGCGAGCTCCTCGACTGGAGGACCACCGGCACGTTGCCGAACACGccgttgttgctgttgctgctgctgtggtTGTTTGGTGAAGAGTGGTACAGGCCGGCGGTGCTGCTCGGCCCGCCGCTCATGCTGACGAGCCCCATcccggcaccgccgccgccgcccatggtGACGTCGCTGCTGGACGACTGGAAGGACAGCATGTTGTTGTtgtggtgttggtggtggtggtggtggtggtggtggttgtagaccgaggcggcggcggtgatcCCCTGGTGGAACCCCATGCTGGAGTCAGCGGCCATGGCGCCGGGGGGAGCCAGCTGGAACCCCCGATCTGGGCGCCCGCGGACGCGCCCCGATTCCTCCTGCCGCCCAGTTCGGACCGACCTGCACGAATTCGAGCCGGAGAGAGATCAGCCGCCGCCAATTGAACGGAGCAAGCAATCCGGTCAGAGATTTCGCTCCTCCCCGGATGAGAAATCGAGGCGCGCGGCACCAGAGCTTGGCTCGCATTCCCGGCCCCCCGAGGAGGAGATAGGATCCAGCGGAAGGCCACGGAGGCGCCGGCCAGCCGCGGGAGCGAGGCCCCCACCCCCCACTAGCGCGGCACGACCCGGCCAGCCCAACCACCCGCACAACAACAAGAGCAACCGACCAACCAACTGACCAGCAACAAACCACGCCGAAATCGGCCCGAACCCCACGGCCAACAGATTCAATCAACGGAACCCGGCGACTCACCTTCCTCCGACGACGGCGTCAAGCGGCTCTTCCACGGCGGGCCACGACCCCCCGATGCAATGGCGCGAGGCCCTCCACAAACCCACCCGAGGCGCGGCGCAGCGATTTCCGCGACGCGAATCCCCACCCCCCCGCAGCCGCCTCCACCCCCAAATGGAGCAATCCAATTGGAACTCCAACTCCGCCGCCACCCCTCTAACCTCACCAACCCGCCCGCCGCGGGCCGCGACGATCGATCCCGACGGAGACCCCGCCGCCGCTCGCGCCGCGGATCGGATCGACCTCCGGAGGCCGCGGAGAAATCCCTCTGGTTTGGAtttgggtttgggtttgggtttgatCCAGGCGAATCCCGTGGGGGTCTGCTGGTTTTTCTCCTCCTGGTTCCTCCCGCAGCCGCCCTGGGTTGGGTTCCTTCTTAAACAGAGGGCCTAGCGCCCTACTCTATGCCGCCAGCGCTAGCCTATCACGCCCATGCCCCCGCGTGGTTCCGCCGGGTGAGATGACCCTCCTACCCCCGCCTCGTTCCGGGCCGCGCCACTCGGCTTGGCGGGCAAAGTGTCGCCCTGCCAAACGCTTCGGCAAGGGAGATGCGCGGATCCTGACCGTCGGGCCGCGGACGGTATGGATGCGGCGAGGTATTGGATCGGACGGTGGAGGTGGGATGGAACCGGGCCGGATGGGCCGCCTGTCTCAGCGCGCGCGTGGGCCCCGGCGAGGGGGAATCTCTTGCTGGGATCGTCTTTCCTCGCGGAATCAACCCACCAACGGCGGCACTGTACGCGGAACACTGTTGGATGGAGGTGAGGTGACGTGTGCGTTGCTAGAGGGACGTGGCTCGCCCGTGTTGGGACGATTACAGGTGGGCCCGGATGGTTTTTTCTCGAGGCTGGTCCCGTTCTTGCCTACGAAATTGTGTTGCTGTTGTATTGTGTTCCGGCGCTTACAGGGATTGAAACGCCGTTAATTAGGACAAAACGTTACTACTTCTTTAGGATGAGGTTTTTTTTTTTGTCCCTGAAAGGGGTGCAAACTATTGATCTTCTCAAGAAAGCGATCAAAGATGCAAACACTAACATGTTATGAGTCTGTGTTTACCTTCCCATCGTTTCTTGATATGTCGTGGTTTTTACGCGGCGTGTGTCCGCCTGAATAGAGAAAATACAACCGTGGAGGTTATCATTGTCACGGTAGCATTTACAACACACAGCGAAAACCCGACCCAACTTTTCTCCGGAATCTTTGCAGCGCCAATACAATAAAAGGAGAAGCACTGTCTAGCCAATGCACGCCTTAATTCTAGGAACAACGGCTTTGTAAAGTGTTGGTACGTGGACCACGAACATCTTTATATCTACAAAAAGGTTGAAGGCTAATGGAGCACAAAAACAATAACTCGGGACACAGAAACAAAGACATATGAAACACATCACAATTCTTTCTTGGGTCTGGTCCGGTTCTTGGCGAGGTGTAAAACGTCGGAGGGAACATCCCCGCCCTAAAAAACCGTGATTTTTGTTTCATTGTGCCGACGAGCAACTTGgttcaaacaatataaattagtaccATATATGAACAAGGCTGACAAAACATTTTATCTTCAGAATGTTTTTTCGCGGTGTGAAAATAATTCAATTGATTATTTTTAGGAAACAGCGGGATATGAGAACATCAACACGTTATGTGTTCATGGCAACAAAAAAAACTTCGTTTCGCGCTTTTTTCCCGATGCATCATGGTTCGTACGTTTTATGTGCTCCTAGATggaagaaaatgaaaaatggtgGAGGTTATCATTGTCACGGACTCGCGGGAGCGTTTGTAAAAGATGGGGCCAACCAGACCaacttttgtctagaatctttGCCGTTCCAATGTTAAAAGTGGAAGCACTAGTCGATGTGCACCTTAATTCTTGGAATAACGGTCTCGTAAAGCATCAAATTGCGGATCGAAGTTATGTTTATCTAAAAGCCATACTTAAGCCAACGAACATGCGTACAAAATGATTCAAAATAGAGAGAATCCCACATATGAACCCCATCGGAAATTTTCAAGGGAAAAATGTCCACTGGCCGAGCCAATGCTAGTTTTTGGTAAGGTGTGAAAAAAACATATGCGTAGGCGCGAGGATAAATCAGCAACAGAATTCACTTACGGCAGTCACTGGCAGAAGGGACCCACGGAGATACCCGGCTCCATGATGGTAGCAACTGGGCTAGGCAACACGGACGGGACCCGTGGTGGCCCGGGCACGCGCACGTGCGATTCTCTAGCTTTCGGTGAAGCATCAGGCACCCAATGGGAAAGCTCCACGTTTCGCCCCCTCGTTGGCTGCAAGAGGCGGTGCGAACAGTTGGGGACCTGGCGCGCAGGAGCAAATGCTACACGGACACGGCAAATTCCACCACCGATCAGGTGCAGTGTGATGGAGTACTAATTAATCTCCATTTGTGTCAAATCATGACTAGTACATCCTTTGCATATTTAGCAGCTGCCAACGTTTTAACATGGAGAAGCATCAGGCATCCATTTGGGTCAAATCTCTGACATGGATTCCCATGTGGCACCAATTTTCGGACAAGCGAGATTATGTGATTTATGTTGCTTGACGTGGGTGCGCGCGCACGATGTATTTCACCTTTTTTTTTGTTACTCCCGCCGTCCCAAATGtatgctagtgtcaaaaacgttcttatattttggaacggagggggtaGAACCGTGCTATATGAACAACAAATATTGCATCATTCATGCACGACGTTGTTAATCCAGCCACGCATGCATGGGAGTAAAAGGGCAACAACCACTCGATAGCTGGTCGTTCAAAAATCGGGCATTAGTATCGTGTGCCGAGCAGTTTCGTTTTTGTTATCGCCAATGTATGATCGATGTACACATGCATGTAAATTCAGATTTACTAATTCTCATCCAGACGAGAAATACAGAGTCTCATTTAACTCTTACACCATTTTATTAGAAAAAAAAATCCACACGAATCGTCGCGTATAATCAAATGGTGCAGGAGTTAGATGTGATATAATTAATTCCCATCTAGATGAGAGCTAGCAACACACATGTAAATTAACGACCATTTCTTTAAAATGCAATTGCCAACCTTCACAAAAAATGGTCCAAATATCATAAAACACATGTATATATTATTATTGCAATTTTCCACTTTTTTTGTTACAAATTTTATGTCACGAGTCTTTCGAAATCCCACCAACCTAGCGTACATATAGTACTACTCACTCCTGGTCAATCAATTACTTATTTGCTCTTTGAGATGAACAACATCTTGATTAATTATGTTAATGCACTAGTAGGAATTTTGTATGTGGTTTATATCTACCTCTCCCACACCTAGGCTGACACGTTTTTGAGTCAGCATAAACAAACTAGTTGTAGAACTTCGTTTTCTCCCTTAATATATTTCACATGCATCCCTCCTTGCAAGGTTCAGAAGGAAAAAAAAGGTCTAAGCACAATATATAGAATATATGTATACGTCTAGGAGTATTATTTTTCTTGGTCAACCACAAAGTCTTATGTCCGTGGTTGATTCACTTATTGCCATACTGTTGATCAACAGTATCCGTGACTAGCTAGCTAATTATAAATGCACAAGTTGAAGCATCTGAGGTAGCCAATCAGAGAAGAATAGGTCCGAGGCCTCAAAAGTGCACAATAGAAATGCAAAGTATAGGAAACTCACCCATTTCATATGGAAACTAGAAGTAGAACAAGATCACTTATTTCATACTAGGAGTACATGTTTTCGGCATCAAACTAGTATTCGTGCGTTTGAGATGTACGGCGAAAGGCCCTTGAGATTTCCGGAAAAGAGTTGTGAACGTCGAGCATGGGCTCCACTTACCAAATAGTAGCACTCTGGCACATGAATATGCATGCATGTAACTCGATTGATCCGGAGATGTAGGCGGCACCACCAACCGTCGGACCAGCCACCACACGCATGATATGCACATCAGTAACATCACCAAAGCAAAGCAAAATTTATTTCCCTTTGACACGTCGCTGAAAGCTCGGGGAGAAAGACAGAAAGATGTGCGCGCGCCGACCGGCGGACACCGTGACTTTTCCCCTGTGTGGTTCATCATGCGAACCCATGGCGTGGCGGGCGAAAACGGACCGTCAAGGCAGCCAACCAGCCTCTTCGGTTCTTCCTTCTGCCACTGGGACGGAAGCATCTTTGCAACATGTTCCTCTGGACACTAAAACAATCTTTCGTACTGCTAACAACTCCTTAGAGAAATGATTCGAACCTAACCACCCGTAGCATGCGTGTTGTACTGGCACGAGACAGCAAGCGGACAAGGCAGCAGAAGACACCGCAAATCGCATGCTAGATCGCAACTGGGAGAAGTTAACTAATAGGAGTACAAAACTAAACTACACTGGTGTTAATCAGCGAGCAGCAGCTTTATCGCGCATTTGTGCATACACACAGCGAGCTAGCGGCTCTTATTTTTTCTCGAGATAGAGACAGTGACTGAGAGAGACATGGACTGACAGTGATCGTCGATATGTGATGCACCAATTACTTTCGGCTTAGCCCAACAACCATCATACACATGGGCTGTCACTCTGATCTATGAATCGGTCAGGATTAAGTTAAGTTCAAAGGAATTGGCCCTATGCATGCTTGCATTTGCATGCTCGCTGTCGAGTACGGATAAGCCTGGAGGGGATCAGGCTTCGCAGATGGCCGGCCATTGGTCGATCAGAGCTAGCTTGACCGTACTAGAAATCTCCGAGGTGTTGCTGAGCCATTGATATATTTTTGATTGGTTACCGCAAGGAGAGAAAGCGAttggtgtgtgtgtgagtgtgaccCGGTGGGTGCATGTGGTGGCCTGCAGGCTGCAGGCACCAAGTGAAGGCTTCTGCTTTCAGCAAGGTTGAAGCTGGGATGGCATGCATGCTGATGATTGTTACTCGGCCCCTGGAAACTACTAGGAAATATATCTCAGTTTCGAGCGAGGGAAGAGAACACTAGTTATTTATATTAGCATGACAAATTAATGGGCAAGTTATCATGAATTTCAACTGAAATTCCGCATTCCGAACCTATATTCCTACGCTGTAGGCACGCCGAGATTGTCAACCATGTTTAAAATACAGTAGTACTATCATTAGTACTTGACTTGCACATCGATCACCAGTATTTTGTAGTAGTATAAGATTTTAGTTAAAAAAGACAGGACTTGACCTAACCTATTATTGCCACCGCACATGACGTGAGAGCCGGCCACCCACAgcccctcgcctcgcctcgcctcaccAGGCGAGCAACGAAACCACACTAGACCCACATTgattaagagggtgcttggatacaagggattatttttagtctgactaaaaatagtcttttttagaggctaaagttccaagcacccctgactaaagagaggctaggactagtcttgaggctaaaatcttttagtcatgggaaacctagagggtgcttggatacaagggactatttttagtctgactaaaaatagtctcttttagaggctaaagttccaagcacccctgactaaagagaggctaggactagtcttgaggctaaaatcttttagtcatgggaaacctagagggtgcttggatacaagggactatttttagtctgactaaaaatagtctcttttagaggctaaagttccaagcacccctgactaaagagaggctaggactagtcttgaggctaaaatcttttagtcatgggaaacctactaaaatatgtattagctctctctctcctcatttaattcctctccttagttctggattggagggtttggaggataataaatgctcaataactagattttagtctctttagtacttggatccaagcatgggtgaggctagcaagttttagtcccactacttttagtcatgggactaaaacgtatccaagcatgctcctactaaaatatgtattagctctctctctcctcatttaattcctctccttagttctggattggagggtttggaggataataaatgctcaataactagattttagtctctttagtacttggatccaagcatgggtgagactagtaagttttagtcccactacttttagtcatgggactaaaacgtatccaagcatgctctaAGCTAGCAGTGAAGAGATTAGCCAAAAAGCGCTCGGAAAAAAATATCTTGAATCCAATAGACAAACACCCAAAGCGTCGGCTCCTCGATCGATTCAAACGGCAGCAGCCAGCAAGGAAATTGAGTTGGGATGCAGATACTACTTGCCGGATAGTTGCGCGCCATCATCATTGCATTAGCGTCAGTGCCTGCGCAAAGCTAAGCATTACTACTACTAATTAAGCTTTGTTAGTGGCACCAATCATTAGTCATCACGTAGGGTTTAAGGTTGACCACTGCACTGGGAACAATTAACATCCTGATCCAGACCGTCGGCTGCACGGACGGCCGGGATGCGGCGGGGGAGGGTTTTTTCTCAAGAATACTCCGGTTCTT is a window of Triticum dicoccoides isolate Atlit2015 ecotype Zavitan chromosome 2B, WEW_v2.0, whole genome shotgun sequence DNA encoding:
- the LOC119366321 gene encoding uncharacterized protein LOC119366321 isoform X3, which translates into the protein MAADSSMGFHQGITAAASVYNHHHHHHHHQHHNNNMLSFQSSSSDVTMGGGGGAGMGLVSMSGGPSSTAGLYHSSPNNHSSSNSNNGVFGNVPVVLQSRSSPGGGASRGGGGTTASKYKFVTGSPSEWSDRELNILNEGLTRYAREPNIMRYIKIAAMLPNRTIRDVALRCWWAAGKDRRKKPEGFFTGKKMGDMKPMQDKMFASAAPMANFHMAPTNNLTPFSISMQNPNQQCQVPKEVSTSIIWKQPCDAFTCATQQLLEENNQLLNQIAANIETFKTGESMDLFLRTNSNIKTILSRMSETPGIMGQMPPLPDLAHEDKLNSLLQVDRMVQSYGAAHSSHMKEEPRS
- the LOC119366321 gene encoding uncharacterized protein LOC119366321 isoform X4; the protein is MRAKLWSVRTGRQEESGRVRGRPDRGFQLAPPGAMAADSSMGFHQGITAAASVYNHHHHHHHHQHHNNNMLSFQSSSSDVTMGGGGGAGMGLVSMSGGPSSTAGLYHSSPNNHSSSNSNNGVFGNVPVVLQSRSSPGGGASRGGGGTTASKYKFVTGSPSEWSDRELNILNEGLTRYAREPNIMRYIKIAAMLPNRTIRDVALRCWWAAGKDRRKKPEGFFTGKKMGDMKPMQDKMFASAAPMANFHMAPTNNLTPFSISMQNPNQQCQVPKEVSTSIIWKQPCDAFTCATQQLLEENNQLLNQIAANIETFKTGESMDLFLRTNSNIKTILSRMSETPGIMGQMPPLPDLAHEDKLNSLLQVDRMVQSYGAAHSSHMKEEPRS
- the LOC119366321 gene encoding uncharacterized protein LOC119366321 isoform X1, which encodes MRAKLWSVRTGRQEESGRVRGRPDRGFQLAPPGAMAADSSMGFHQGITAAASVYNHHHHHHHHQHHNNNMLSFQSSSSDVTMGGGGGAGMGLVSMSGGPSSTAGLYHSSPNNHSSSNSNNGVFGNVPVVLQSRSSPGGGASRGGGGTTASKYKFVTGSPSEWSDRELNILNEGLTRYAREPNIMRYIKIAAMLPNRTIRDVALRCWWAAGKDRRKKPEGFFTGKKMGDMKPMQDKMFASAAPMANFHMAPTNNLTPFSISMQNPNQQCQVPKEAAPVVDSATQQLLEENNQLLNQIAANIETFKTGESMDLFLRTNSNIKTILSRMSETPGIMGQMPPLPDLAHEDKLNSLLQVDRMVQSYGAAHSSHMKEEPRS
- the LOC119366321 gene encoding uncharacterized protein LOC119366321 isoform X2 encodes the protein MRAKLWSVRTGRQEESGRVRGRPDRGFQLAPPGAMAADSSMGFHQGITAAASVYNHHHHHHHHQHHNNNMLSFQSSSSDVTMGGGGGAGMGLVSMSGGPSSTAGLYHSSPNNHSSSNSNNGVFGNVPVVLQSRSSPGGGASRGGGGTTASKYKFVTGSPSEWSDRELNILNEGLTRYAREPNIMRYIKIAAMLPNRTIRDVALRCWWAAGKDRRKKPEGFFTGKKMGDMKPMQDKMFASAAPMANFHMAPTNNLTPFSISMQNPNQQCQVPKEAPVVDSATQQLLEENNQLLNQIAANIETFKTGESMDLFLRTNSNIKTILSRMSETPGIMGQMPPLPDLAHEDKLNSLLQVDRMVQSYGAAHSSHMKEEPRS